The following proteins are encoded in a genomic region of Hemibagrus wyckioides isolate EC202008001 linkage group LG29, SWU_Hwy_1.0, whole genome shotgun sequence:
- the LOC131349208 gene encoding centrosomal protein of 55 kDa-like, with translation MASKLSGHSRSFSDGDIDQLRKEKAHLRNTLDEVSDQQGAPPHSQDTQVYLERILALETLRERNSQQILAKDQEIASLWQMLRSDSAEVVSSLQNQVRQLRAEAEVRETLFQSLQQETEEMKEKLEAVLGNASKSTADGRTATGNSTLMQEQLIDALEKNQQWLEYDQQREAYVTALLAQKYQLEQELNKALLEKEIERDTAGEEQEVEILQCYEKLEREQQKVQQLLTENHQMEKELVEEKLKSAELQQQIQLSAKDLEDKERDNQHIQSQLKGALKELRRALKKVETFNSERAQRETASSVSGAYPELERVHKESPKCSSSSPGALLDNSFLECPNCGVQYPSSGHRELLIHIDLCFDTN, from the exons ATGGCGTCTAAACTTTCTGGACATTCCAGGAGTTTCTCCGATGGGGATATTGATCAACTGAGGAAGGAAAAGGCTCATTTGCGCAACACACTCGATGAAGTTTCTGACCAGCAGGGGGCGCCACCACACTCCCAGGACACCCAGGTTTATTTAGAG AGAATCCTTGCACtggaaacactgagagagagaaactcacAGCAGATCCTGGCCAAGGATCAGGAAATCGCCTCCCTTTGGCAGATGCTTCGGTCAGACAGTGCAGAGGTTGTGAGCAGCCTTCAAAACCAAGTCAGGCAGCTAAGAGCAGAGGCTGAAGTGAGAGAAACACTCTTTCAGTCCCTCCAACAGGAGACAGAGGAGATGAAGGAAAAATTGGAGGCTGTCTTAGGAAACGCAAGCAAg AGCACTGCAGATGGCCGGACTGCCACCGGAAACTCCACATTGATGCAGGAACAGCTGATAGAC GCCTTAGAGAAGAACCAGCAGTGGCTTGAGTATGACCAGCAGAGAGAGGCTTATGTGACGGCACTGCTAGCACAGAAGTATCAGCTGGAGCAGGAGCTAAATAAAGCCCTActagagaaagagatagagcgTGATACTGCAGGTGAAG AGCAAGAGGTGGAGATACTGCAGTGCTATGAGAAGCTCGAGAGAGAACAACAAAAGGTTCAGCAGCTGCTCACTGAAAACCACCAGATGGAAAAGGAACTGGTGGAGGAGAAGCTGAAGTCAGCAGAGCTTCAACAGCAG ATTCAACTCTCTGCCAAGGACCTTGAAGATAAGGAACGTGATAATCAGCATATCCAATCACAACTTAAGGGAGCTCTGAAGGAGCTGCGAAGGGCCTTGAAAAAAGTGGAAACATTCAATTCTGAG agagcacagagagagacggCATCATCTGTGTCAGGTGCCTACCCCGAACTGGAGAGAGTCCACAAAGAAAGTCCTAAGTGCTCTTCATCATCCCCTGGAGCTCTACTGGACAATAGTTTTCTGGAGTGTCCCAATTGCGGAGTTCAGTATCCATCTAGTGGCCATAGAGAGCTTCTGATACATATTGATCTCTGTTTTGATACAAATTAA
- the LOC131349209 gene encoding free fatty acid receptor 4-like, which yields MMLLLMEPTSHLHVQNFSHFTCFSELQDSYWLVPVIETMVLLILFLVSVVGNIGAIVLVIQERRLANTSILIMNLFLADLLFVSTVPFVISVRWTKAWKLGSAACHLILYSISVSGVVTSTTLAGISIERLLAILKMKTTPSLNPRLTHGVLFLIWFLCAVAMLPLSLFSRVITVSSPQQAEMHICALIWPHIKVEIVWYAVFLGLGFLVPGSSIVICYTKILQIKQRSQRRLHLTTSHRQAQSSAVSKQDYKLFRTLLILMISFFIMWSPIFIFTFLILIHNIQAHLPITSSTFVWVLTFTMANSALNPVLYSLCQLKHRWKRLCCATAITPGQRAVTQ from the exons ATGATGTTACTCTTAATGGAACCTACATCTCATCTTCATGTGCAGAACTTTTCCCATTTCACCTGCTTCTCGGAGCTTCAAGATTCATACTGGTTAGTGCCAGTAATTGAGACCATGGTCCTACTGATCCTCTTTTTAGTTTCAGTGGTTGGCAACATTGGCGCAATTGTCCTGGTTATCCAAGAGAGACGACTAGCTAACACCTCCATCTTAATCATGAACCTTTTCCTGGCAGACCTTTTGTTTGTCAGCACTGTTCCTTTTGTCATTTCTGTGAGGTGGACCAAGGCTTGGAAACTGGGCTCTGCTGCCTGCCACTTGATCCTGTACTCCATCAGCGTGAGTGGCGTCGTTACCAGCACCACACTGGCCGGCATCAGTATCGAGAGACTGCTTGCAATCTTGAAGATGAAAACTACGCCAAGCCTAAATCCCAGATTGACACATGGAGTGCTATTTCTTATCTGGTTCCTGTGTGCTGTTGCAATGTTACCTCTGTCTCTGTTCTCCAGAGTGATAACAGTCAGCTCCCCTCAACAG GCAGAAATGCATATATGCGCTCTTATATGGCCGCATATAAAGGTCGAGATTGTGTGGTATGCCGTCTTCCTTGGATTAGGCTTCCTGGTACCGGGTTCTAGCATTGTAATCTGTTACACCAAAATCTTACAG ATCAAGCAGCGTTCCCAAAGGAGACTTCACTTGACCACTTCGCACAGACAAGCACAGTCAAGCGCAGTGTCTAAACAGGACTACAAACTTTTCCGCACACTCCTTATTCTCATGATATCCTTCTTCATCATGTGGAGTCCCATCTTTATCTTCACCTTTCTCATTCTTATACACAACATCCAAGCTCATCTTCCCATTACCTCCTCTACGTTTGTCTGGGTGCTGACCTTCACCATGGCTAACTCAGCCCTGAACCCTGTCCTCTACAGTCTTTGCCAGCTGAAACATAGATGGAAAAGGCTTTGCTGTGCCACAGCAATCACACCAGGTCAAAGAGCTGTTACTCAGTAG